In a genomic window of Leisingera caerulea DSM 24564:
- the rpsH gene encoding 30S ribosomal protein S8 has product MNDPIGDMLTRIRNSQMRGKSTVMTPASKLRAWVLDVLADEGYIRGYEKTTGENGHPAIEISLKYFDGEPVIRELKRVSKPGRRVYMGVNDIPSVRQGLGVSIVSTPKGVMSDASARAANVGGEVLCTVF; this is encoded by the coding sequence ATGAACGATCCTATCGGCGATATGCTCACCCGTATCCGTAACTCTCAGATGCGCGGCAAATCCACCGTCATGACCCCGGCTTCCAAGCTGCGGGCATGGGTGCTGGACGTGCTGGCGGACGAGGGCTACATCCGCGGTTATGAGAAGACCACTGGTGAAAATGGCCACCCGGCCATCGAAATCAGCCTGAAATACTTCGACGGCGAACCTGTCATTCGCGAGCTCAAGCGGGTTTCCAAGCCCGGCCGCCGCGTTTACATGGGCGTCAATGACATCCCGTCGGTCCGTCAGGGCCTGGGCGTGTCGATTGTCTCCACCCCCAAGGGTGTGATGTCGGACGCAAGCGCACGCGCAGCCAACGTTGGCGGCGAAGTGCTTTGCACCGTCTTCTAA
- the rplV gene encoding 50S ribosomal protein L22: MGKEKNPRRVADNEAMAKLRMLRTSPQKLNLVAQMIRGKKVEKALTDLTFSNKRIAQDVKKCLQSAIANAENNHNLDVDELIVAEAWVGKNLTMKRGRPRARGRFGKILKPFAEITIKVRQVEEQA; this comes from the coding sequence ATGGGCAAGGAAAAGAACCCCCGCCGCGTGGCAGACAACGAAGCAATGGCAAAACTGCGCATGCTCCGTACCTCCCCGCAGAAACTGAACCTGGTGGCTCAGATGATCCGCGGCAAGAAAGTCGAGAAGGCGCTGACCGACCTGACTTTCTCCAACAAGCGGATTGCGCAGGACGTGAAGAAATGCCTTCAGTCCGCGATTGCGAACGCTGAGAACAACCACAACCTGGACGTCGATGAACTGATCGTCGCCGAGGCATGGGTTGGCAAGAACCTGACCATGAAGCGCGGCCGTCCGCGGGCTCGTGGCCGGTTCGGCAAAATCCTGAAGCCGTTCGCGGAGATCACCATCAAGGTGCGTCAAGTTGAGGAGCAAGCCTAA
- the rpmC gene encoding 50S ribosomal protein L29 translates to MNANDLREKTVDELRDMLASLKKESFNLRFQQATGQLENTAGIKAARRNAAKVKTILNEKAAAAAE, encoded by the coding sequence ATGAACGCCAATGATCTGCGCGAGAAGACCGTGGATGAACTCCGCGATATGCTCGCATCCCTGAAAAAAGAGAGCTTCAACCTGCGCTTTCAGCAGGCGACCGGTCAGCTGGAAAACACTGCCGGCATCAAAGCGGCCCGCCGCAATGCTGCCAAAGTGAAGACCATCCTGAACGAAAAAGCTGCAGCAGCAGCCGAATAA
- the rpsQ gene encoding 30S ribosomal protein S17: MPKRILQGVVTSDANAQTVTVSVERRFTHPVLKKTIRKSKKYRAHDEKNAFKVGDTVRIIECAPKSKTKRWEVLEA, from the coding sequence ATGCCCAAACGTATCCTGCAAGGCGTTGTGACCAGCGACGCAAACGCCCAGACCGTCACCGTCTCGGTTGAACGCCGCTTCACGCACCCGGTTCTGAAGAAAACCATCCGTAAGTCCAAGAAGTACCGGGCTCACGATGAAAAGAACGCTTTCAAGGTCGGCGACACCGTACGCATCATCGAATGCGCGCCGAAATCGAAAACGAAACGCTGGGAAGTTCTGGAAGCCTAA
- the rplX gene encoding 50S ribosomal protein L24, with the protein MAAKLRKGDKVVVLAGKDKGKEGTIASVDPKAGKAVVEGVNMAIRHTRQTQNSQGGRLPKALPIDLSNLALLDSNGKATRVGFREEDGKKVRFAKTTGETV; encoded by the coding sequence ATGGCTGCTAAACTCCGTAAAGGCGACAAGGTCGTCGTGCTGGCCGGCAAGGACAAGGGCAAAGAAGGCACCATCGCCTCCGTTGACCCGAAGGCCGGCAAAGCCGTTGTCGAAGGCGTGAACATGGCGATCCGCCACACTCGCCAGACCCAAAACAGCCAGGGCGGCCGTCTGCCCAAGGCACTGCCGATCGACCTGTCGAACCTGGCACTGCTGGACAGCAACGGCAAAGCAACCCGTGTCGGCTTCCGCGAGGAAGACGGTAAGAAGGTGCGCTTCGCCAAGACCACCGGGGAGACTGTCTGA
- the rpsE gene encoding 30S ribosomal protein S5 encodes MAERENRRGPRRDREETPEFADRLVAINRVSKTVKGGKRFGFAALVVVGDQKGRVGFGKGKAKEVPEAIRKATEQAKRQMIRVPLKEGRTLHHDMAGRHGAGKVVMRTAPEGTGIIAGGPMRAVFEMLGIKDVVSKSIGSQNPYNMIRATLNGLQKEQSPRSVAQRRGKKVADILPKRDDAPAAAEAEA; translated from the coding sequence ATGGCAGAACGTGAAAACCGCCGCGGCCCGCGCCGCGACCGTGAAGAAACACCGGAATTCGCAGATCGTCTGGTCGCGATCAACCGCGTGTCGAAAACCGTCAAAGGCGGCAAGCGCTTTGGCTTCGCAGCCCTGGTTGTCGTAGGCGACCAGAAAGGCCGCGTGGGCTTTGGCAAGGGCAAGGCGAAAGAAGTGCCCGAGGCGATCCGTAAGGCAACCGAGCAGGCCAAGCGCCAGATGATCCGTGTGCCGCTGAAAGAAGGCCGCACCCTGCACCACGACATGGCCGGCCGTCACGGCGCAGGCAAAGTTGTGATGCGCACCGCACCGGAAGGTACCGGTATCATCGCAGGTGGTCCGATGCGTGCCGTGTTCGAGATGCTGGGCATCAAGGACGTGGTCTCCAAGTCGATCGGCTCGCAGAACCCCTACAACATGATCCGCGCCACCCTGAACGGCCTGCAGAAAGAGCAGAGCCCGCGCTCGGTGGCTCAGCGCCGCGGCAAAAAGGTTGCTGACATCCTGCCCAAGCGGGACGACGCACCGGCAGCTGCCGAAGCTGAAGCGTAA
- the rplE gene encoding 50S ribosomal protein L5 has protein sequence MLDAATYTPRLKTLYKETIRGALKEEFGYKNDMMLPKLEKIVLNIGCGRAAVKDSKKAKSAQADLTLIAGQKALTTVAKNSIAGFRVREGMPMGAKVTLRGDRMYEFLDRLITIAMPRIRDFRGVSGTSFDGRGNYAMGLKEHIVFPEIDFDKIDEPWGMDIVIATTAKTDAEAKALLKAFNMPFNS, from the coding sequence ATGCTTGACGCTGCAACCTACACCCCGCGCCTGAAGACCCTCTACAAAGAGACCATCCGTGGCGCTCTGAAAGAGGAATTCGGCTACAAGAACGACATGATGCTCCCCAAGCTGGAGAAAATCGTTCTGAACATCGGCTGCGGCCGCGCGGCTGTCAAAGACAGCAAGAAAGCCAAATCCGCTCAGGCCGACCTGACCCTCATCGCGGGCCAGAAAGCTCTGACCACCGTGGCAAAGAACTCCATCGCCGGCTTCCGCGTTCGCGAAGGCATGCCGATGGGTGCCAAGGTGACCCTGCGCGGCGACCGGATGTACGAATTCCTGGATCGTCTGATCACCATTGCGATGCCCCGTATCCGCGACTTCCGCGGCGTTTCGGGCACCTCGTTTGACGGCCGCGGCAACTATGCCATGGGCCTGAAAGAGCACATCGTGTTCCCGGAAATCGATTTCGACAAAATCGATGAGCCCTGGGGCATGGACATCGTGATCGCCACCACCGCGAAAACCGACGCGGAAGCAAAGGCGCTGTTGAAAGCTTTCAACATGCCCTTCAACAGCTAA
- the rpsN gene encoding 30S ribosomal protein S14 — MAKKSMIEREKKRERLVAKYAAKRAELKEIANDESRPMEERFKARLKLAKLPRNSAPSRLHNRCQLTGRPHAYYRKLKISRIALRELGSAGQIPGLVKSSW, encoded by the coding sequence ATGGCTAAGAAAAGCATGATCGAACGCGAGAAGAAGCGCGAGCGCCTGGTGGCAAAATACGCCGCAAAGCGCGCCGAGCTGAAAGAGATCGCGAATGACGAAAGCCGCCCGATGGAAGAGCGCTTCAAGGCGCGTCTGAAACTGGCGAAACTGCCGCGCAACTCGGCCCCGAGCCGTTTGCACAACCGCTGCCAGCTGACCGGCCGTCCGCACGCTTACTACCGTAAGCTGAAGATCAGCCGTATCGCGCTGCGCGAGCTGGGGTCTGCTGGTCAGATCCCCGGCCTGGTGAAATCGAGCTGGTAA
- the rplP gene encoding 50S ribosomal protein L16, whose amino-acid sequence MLQPKRTKFRKMHKGRIHGLAKGGSDLNFGTYGLKATTPERVTARQIEAARRAMTRHMKRQGRVWIRIFPDTPVTSKPTEVRMGKGKGSVDYWAAKVKPGRVMFEIDGVSDEVAREALRLAAMKLPVKTRVVVREDW is encoded by the coding sequence ATGCTTCAGCCAAAGCGCACTAAATTCCGCAAGATGCATAAGGGCCGGATCCACGGCCTGGCAAAAGGCGGCTCCGACCTGAACTTCGGCACCTATGGCCTGAAGGCAACCACCCCTGAGCGTGTGACTGCACGCCAGATCGAGGCTGCCCGCCGTGCCATGACCCGCCACATGAAGCGTCAGGGCCGTGTTTGGATCCGTATCTTCCCGGACACTCCGGTGACCTCGAAGCCGACCGAAGTCCGTATGGGTAAAGGTAAAGGTTCCGTGGACTACTGGGCAGCCAAGGTTAAGCCTGGCCGCGTGATGTTTGAGATCGACGGCGTCAGCGATGAAGTCGCCCGCGAGGCCCTGCGCCTGGCGGCGATGAAGCTGCCGGTCAAGACCCGCGTCGTGGTCCGCGAAGACTGGTAA
- a CDS encoding FkbM family methyltransferase: MHPKIRSALHAIGLHVSSASKYKALQNQLEESRRKAAEGDAFRDFLLANLNGASAGWQSQASQDVFALVANGFKRGGYFVEFGATNGKSISNTYVLEKEFGWTGIVAEPAKCWHEDLRRNRSCEVEFDCVWKETGAELEFKETGAAELSTISDFSEADLHSRSRRKAISYPVKTVSLLDMLDRHGAPREIDFLSVDTEGSELDILKAFDFSKYRFNAITVEHNYTEQRAEIRALLEQNGYRNVAAGASGYDDWFVPQDSPVKAG; this comes from the coding sequence ATGCATCCCAAGATTCGAAGCGCGCTTCATGCAATCGGCCTCCACGTAAGCAGTGCGTCCAAGTACAAGGCCCTGCAGAACCAGCTGGAGGAAAGCCGCCGCAAGGCGGCTGAGGGGGACGCCTTCCGGGATTTCCTGCTCGCCAATCTCAACGGCGCCAGCGCCGGTTGGCAGTCCCAGGCAAGCCAGGACGTATTCGCTCTGGTCGCCAATGGCTTCAAGCGGGGCGGGTATTTCGTCGAGTTCGGGGCCACCAACGGCAAATCCATCAGCAACACCTATGTGCTGGAAAAGGAGTTCGGCTGGACCGGCATCGTGGCCGAGCCCGCAAAGTGCTGGCACGAGGACCTGCGCCGCAACCGCTCCTGCGAGGTTGAGTTCGATTGCGTCTGGAAGGAAACCGGGGCGGAGCTGGAATTCAAGGAGACCGGCGCGGCGGAGCTGTCGACGATCTCGGATTTCAGCGAAGCGGACCTGCACTCAAGAAGCCGGCGCAAGGCGATAAGCTATCCGGTCAAAACCGTTTCGCTGCTGGATATGCTCGACCGGCACGGCGCCCCGCGGGAGATTGATTTCCTGTCGGTTGATACCGAGGGCAGCGAACTGGATATTCTGAAGGCGTTCGATTTCAGCAAATACCGGTTCAATGCCATTACGGTGGAGCACAATTACACCGAGCAGAGGGCGGAGATCAGGGCGCTGCTGGAGCAGAACGGCTACAGGAACGTCGCTGCCGGGGCGTCCGGCTATGACGACTGGTTCGTGCCTCAGGACAGCCCGGTCAAGGCCGGCTGA
- the rplR gene encoding 50S ribosomal protein L18 — MANSKRTLFLKRRLRVRNKLRKVNAGRPRLSVHRSNKNISVQLIDDLRGVTVASASTLEKDLGVVGKNNVEAAAKVGAAIAERAKAAGVTEAYFDRGGFLFHGKVKALADAAREGGLKI, encoded by the coding sequence ATGGCAAACAGCAAACGTACCCTGTTTCTGAAGCGCCGGCTGCGCGTCCGGAACAAGCTTCGCAAAGTGAACGCAGGCCGTCCGCGTCTGTCCGTGCACCGTTCGAACAAGAACATCTCTGTTCAGCTGATCGACGACCTGCGCGGCGTGACCGTGGCCTCCGCTTCGACCCTGGAAAAAGATCTGGGCGTTGTCGGCAAGAACAACGTCGAAGCAGCAGCCAAGGTTGGCGCAGCGATCGCCGAGCGCGCAAAAGCGGCCGGCGTGACCGAAGCCTACTTCGACCGCGGTGGCTTCCTGTTCCACGGCAAAGTGAAGGCTCTGGCCGACGCTGCGCGTGAAGGCGGCCTGAAGATCTAA
- the rplF gene encoding 50S ribosomal protein L6, which translates to MSRIGKKPVELPSGVSASVSGQTIEVKGPKGARSFTATDDVTLSVNDNVVTIEPRGKSKRARQQWGMSRTQVANLVTGVTQGFKKELEIQGVGYRAQMQGNTLKLNLGYSHDVDFVAPEGITITAPKQTEIVVEGIDQQQVGEVAAKIRDWRRPEPYKGKGIRYKGEFIFRKEGKKK; encoded by the coding sequence ATGTCCCGTATTGGTAAGAAACCGGTCGAACTGCCCAGCGGCGTATCCGCCTCTGTGTCCGGCCAGACCATCGAAGTGAAAGGCCCGAAAGGCGCCCGCAGCTTTACCGCAACCGACGACGTCACCCTGTCCGTGAACGACAACGTTGTCACCATCGAGCCGCGCGGCAAGTCCAAGCGTGCCCGTCAGCAGTGGGGCATGTCCCGCACTCAGGTGGCCAACCTCGTGACCGGCGTGACCCAGGGCTTCAAGAAAGAGCTTGAGATCCAGGGTGTGGGTTACCGGGCGCAGATGCAGGGTAACACCCTGAAGCTGAACCTGGGCTACAGCCACGATGTCGACTTCGTTGCTCCGGAAGGTATCACCATTACCGCGCCGAAGCAGACCGAAATCGTTGTGGAAGGTATCGACCAGCAGCAGGTGGGCGAAGTGGCGGCGAAAATCCGCGACTGGCGCCGTCCCGAGCCGTACAAAGGCAAGGGCATCCGCTACAAGGGCGAGTTCATCTTCCGCAAGGAAGGCAAGAAGAAGTAA
- the rpsC gene encoding 30S ribosomal protein S3: MGQKVNPIGMRLQVNRTWDSRWYADTKDYGDLLLEDIKIREFIKEECKQAGIARVIIERPHKKCRVTIHTARPGVIIGKKGADIEVLRKKIAKMTDSELHLNIVEVRKPELDAQLVGESIAQQLERRVSFRRAMKRAVQNAMRMGALGIRVNVAGRLGGAEIARTEWYREGRVPLHTLRADIDYAHSEAMTPYGIIGIKVWIFKGEIMEHDPSARDRKAQEIQDGPAPRGAGGGRR, encoded by the coding sequence ATGGGTCAGAAAGTCAATCCGATCGGCATGCGCCTGCAGGTGAACCGCACCTGGGACAGCCGCTGGTACGCCGACACCAAAGACTATGGTGATCTGCTGCTCGAGGACATCAAAATCCGCGAGTTCATCAAGGAAGAGTGCAAGCAGGCTGGCATTGCGCGCGTGATCATCGAACGCCCGCACAAGAAATGCCGCGTGACCATTCACACCGCCCGTCCGGGCGTCATCATCGGCAAGAAAGGCGCGGACATCGAAGTCCTGCGCAAGAAAATTGCCAAGATGACCGACTCCGAGCTGCACCTCAACATCGTTGAAGTGCGCAAGCCGGAACTGGATGCTCAGCTGGTTGGCGAGTCCATCGCCCAGCAGCTGGAGCGCCGTGTGTCCTTCCGCCGTGCCATGAAACGGGCCGTGCAGAACGCCATGCGCATGGGCGCCCTGGGTATCCGGGTGAACGTCGCTGGCCGTCTGGGCGGTGCGGAAATCGCGCGTACCGAATGGTACCGTGAAGGCCGCGTGCCGCTGCACACCCTGCGTGCCGACATCGATTACGCACACTCCGAAGCGATGACCCCCTACGGGATCATCGGGATCAAGGTCTGGATCTTCAAAGGCGAGATCATGGAGCACGATCCTTCGGCGCGTGACCGTAAAGCACAAGAAATCCAGGACGGCCCTGCACCCCGTGGTGCCGGTGGCGGCCGTCGCTAA
- a CDS encoding 2OG-Fe(II) oxygenase family protein — protein MAQIESLFVTRLYRAQLSEFGPKVDAQELENSCLVIAGDDDAGQDWCEENGYPGYTSYASLTDLPWRFPIFADLVKSLDSHVAAFAKDLEFDLDGRELKLEDLWINILPEGGTHSSHLHPHSVISGTTYVSMPDGASALKLEDPRSARMMAAPTRTKDARRELQPFIYMKPDVGDVLLWESWLRHEVPMNMAEDERISVSFNYKWE, from the coding sequence ATGGCCCAGATTGAATCGCTCTTTGTGACCCGCCTCTACCGCGCGCAGCTGTCCGAATTCGGACCCAAGGTTGATGCGCAGGAACTGGAAAACTCCTGCCTTGTCATCGCCGGCGATGATGATGCCGGGCAGGATTGGTGCGAGGAGAACGGTTACCCGGGCTATACCTCCTATGCCTCCCTGACCGATCTGCCATGGCGGTTCCCGATCTTTGCCGATCTGGTGAAATCGCTGGACAGCCATGTCGCGGCTTTTGCCAAGGATCTGGAGTTTGATCTGGACGGGCGCGAGCTGAAGCTGGAGGACCTGTGGATCAACATCCTGCCCGAGGGCGGCACCCACTCCAGCCACCTGCATCCGCATTCGGTGATTTCCGGCACCACCTATGTGTCGATGCCGGACGGTGCCTCCGCGCTCAAGCTGGAGGATCCGCGCTCTGCCCGGATGATGGCGGCGCCAACCCGCACCAAGGACGCACGGCGCGAGCTGCAGCCGTTCATCTACATGAAGCCGGACGTTGGCGATGTGCTGCTGTGGGAAAGCTGGCTGCGCCACGAAGTGCCTATGAACATGGCCGAGGACGAGCGGATCTCGGTCAGCTTCAATTACAAGTGGGAGTGA
- the rplN gene encoding 50S ribosomal protein L14, protein MIQMQTNLDVADNSGARRVQCIKVLGGSKRKYASVGDIIVVSVKEAIPRGRVKKGDVRKAVVVRTAKEVRREDGTAIRFDRNAAVILNNNNEPVGTRIFGPVVRELRAKNFMKIISLAPEVL, encoded by the coding sequence ATGATCCAGATGCAAACAAATCTGGATGTAGCTGACAACTCCGGCGCCCGCCGAGTTCAGTGCATCAAGGTTCTGGGTGGCTCCAAGCGTAAATACGCATCCGTAGGCGACATCATCGTCGTCTCGGTCAAGGAAGCCATCCCGCGCGGCCGCGTGAAAAAAGGCGACGTCCGTAAGGCCGTTGTCGTGCGCACCGCCAAAGAAGTCCGCCGCGAAGACGGCACCGCGATCCGTTTTGACCGGAACGCAGCCGTTATCCTGAACAACAACAACGAGCCGGTCGGTACCCGTATCTTTGGCCCGGTTGTTCGTGAACTGCGCGCGAAGAACTTCATGAAGATCATCTCGCTGGCTCCGGAGGTGCTGTAA
- the rpmD gene encoding 50S ribosomal protein L30: MAKTIVVKQIGSPIRRPAKQRATLVGLGLNKMHKTRELEDTPSVRGMVESIPHLVQIIEERG, translated from the coding sequence ATGGCAAAAACCATCGTCGTCAAGCAGATCGGCTCGCCGATCCGCCGCCCCGCCAAGCAGCGCGCAACCCTGGTTGGCCTGGGCCTGAACAAGATGCACAAGACCCGTGAGCTGGAGGACACTCCTTCGGTCCGCGGCATGGTCGAATCGATCCCGCACCTGGTTCAGATCATCGAAGAGCGCGGCTAA
- a CDS encoding methyl-accepting chemotaxis protein produces MKAKLTVSTAILSIIVLAGGLMAALISLLLYSHGVRDDMQRRVAEIEEIYLGLDKIELEFLMARRAEKDFLLRRDDKYLSRHAATMTRIQATYGSLVRRMPEVAELSGTGPQLKEIGAAIDAYEASFAALASSNKRLGLDENSGLEGQLRTAVKNAEATLKSLDQPVMQVKMLMMRRHEKDFIMRKAPKYLDRLNARVEEFRAFPDSFYGSTARQKEILGLMEAYQKSFAAYVEESLKEQQLRKQVSGHYAGAEPLLAAVHDEVRALLAQVWAQGEAVSAGAQTNALRAGIGGSILFVAVALLLARSIARPLKQTDTVLKKMMQNDFSPAIPKTGIRETAAIASAVGAFREAEAAKQQLTREVTEVIAACGEGDFSRRIATGGDDSRDSGLGQGVNTIGEVAEKGLGDVLKVLDAIAEGDLTQRMPAGQKGVFKDIAGAIDNLAGSLETVVQQLAGSGKMLNDTSQEIAAAVADASQRGESSAAALEQTAAALQTVRDTVHDTAASAQDARQFVNDAQTKAEATREVAEKTVSAMQRIKDSSDAISKITGLIDDVAFQTNLLALNAGVEAARAGEAGRGFAVVASEVRALAQRSSEAANEISTLINSSQSEVTGGVELVDEAGEALAAIHQTVTQAAEKVNEIAENATEQANGISEVNVAIEALDKDSQRSAAMLEETAAAGQMLRDEAGNLTRAISGFRLEPAAAAPAAPVQATVAQAA; encoded by the coding sequence ATGAAAGCAAAACTCACCGTCAGCACGGCAATTCTTTCCATCATTGTTCTGGCCGGGGGTCTGATGGCCGCCCTGATCAGCCTTCTTCTGTATTCGCACGGCGTGCGCGACGACATGCAGCGGCGCGTTGCCGAAATCGAGGAGATCTACCTTGGCCTCGATAAAATCGAGCTTGAGTTCCTGATGGCCCGGCGCGCCGAAAAGGATTTCCTGCTGCGCCGCGATGACAAATACCTGTCCCGCCACGCCGCAACCATGACCCGGATACAGGCGACCTACGGCTCTCTCGTCCGCCGGATGCCGGAGGTGGCGGAACTGTCCGGCACAGGCCCGCAGCTCAAGGAAATCGGCGCCGCGATTGACGCCTATGAGGCAAGCTTTGCCGCCCTTGCCAGCAGCAACAAGCGGCTGGGCCTGGATGAAAACAGCGGCCTGGAGGGGCAGTTGCGCACGGCGGTCAAGAATGCCGAAGCCACCCTGAAATCCCTGGATCAGCCGGTCATGCAAGTGAAAATGCTGATGATGCGGCGGCATGAGAAGGACTTTATCATGCGTAAGGCGCCGAAATACCTGGACCGGCTGAACGCACGGGTGGAGGAGTTCCGCGCTTTCCCGGACAGCTTTTACGGCAGCACCGCCCGGCAGAAGGAGATCCTGGGACTGATGGAGGCCTACCAGAAGTCCTTTGCCGCCTATGTGGAAGAGTCGCTGAAGGAACAGCAGCTACGCAAGCAGGTGTCCGGCCATTATGCCGGCGCCGAGCCGCTGCTGGCCGCGGTCCATGACGAGGTGCGCGCCCTGCTTGCGCAGGTCTGGGCCCAAGGCGAGGCAGTCAGCGCCGGGGCTCAGACCAACGCGCTTCGGGCGGGCATCGGCGGCTCTATCCTGTTCGTGGCGGTGGCCCTGCTTCTGGCCCGCAGCATTGCCCGGCCGCTTAAGCAGACCGACACCGTGCTGAAAAAGATGATGCAGAACGACTTCAGCCCGGCCATCCCGAAAACCGGAATCCGCGAGACTGCCGCAATTGCCAGTGCGGTCGGCGCGTTCCGCGAGGCGGAGGCCGCCAAGCAGCAGCTGACCAGGGAAGTCACCGAAGTCATCGCGGCCTGCGGAGAGGGCGATTTCTCGCGCCGCATCGCAACCGGCGGCGATGACAGCCGGGACAGCGGCCTGGGCCAGGGCGTGAACACAATCGGCGAAGTGGCCGAGAAGGGCCTGGGCGATGTGCTGAAGGTGCTGGACGCAATCGCCGAGGGCGATCTGACACAGCGGATGCCCGCAGGGCAAAAGGGCGTATTCAAGGATATCGCCGGGGCCATCGACAACCTGGCCGGCAGTCTTGAAACAGTGGTCCAGCAACTGGCAGGCAGCGGAAAAATGCTGAACGACACCTCGCAGGAGATCGCCGCGGCGGTCGCCGATGCCTCGCAGCGCGGCGAATCCTCCGCCGCGGCGCTGGAGCAAACCGCAGCGGCGCTGCAAACGGTCCGCGACACGGTCCACGACACCGCCGCCAGCGCCCAGGACGCCCGGCAGTTCGTCAACGACGCCCAGACCAAGGCGGAAGCCACCCGCGAGGTCGCGGAAAAAACCGTCTCTGCCATGCAGCGGATCAAGGACTCCTCGGACGCGATCTCCAAAATCACCGGCCTGATCGACGATGTGGCATTCCAGACCAACCTGCTGGCGCTGAACGCCGGGGTGGAGGCCGCGCGCGCGGGCGAAGCCGGGCGCGGATTTGCGGTTGTCGCCTCAGAAGTGCGGGCGCTGGCGCAGCGCTCTTCCGAGGCGGCCAATGAGATCAGCACGCTGATCAACAGCAGCCAGAGCGAAGTCACTGGCGGCGTGGAGCTGGTCGATGAGGCCGGCGAGGCGCTGGCCGCAATCCATCAGACGGTCACCCAGGCCGCGGAAAAGGTGAACGAAATCGCCGAAAACGCAACCGAACAGGCGAACGGCATTTCCGAGGTGAATGTGGCGATTGAGGCGCTGGACAAGGATTCCCAGCGCAGCGCCGCCATGCTGGAGGAAACCGCAGCAGCCGGCCAGATGCTGCGCGACGAGGCGGGCAACCTGACCAGGGCGATCTCCGGCTTCCGGCTGGAGCCCGCGGCGGCTGCGCCTGCGGCCCCGGTGCAGGCTACCGTCGCGCAAGCGGCATAG
- a CDS encoding DUF2189 domain-containing protein — MTSKTAGSTPPDKLKPPPQFVPEVNKVTAGDIAASLKAGVSDFRAHPFMSGFFGLFYAVFGILFVWCLVWLGAIWMIIPAAVGFPLVAPFAAAGLYEMSRRLQKGERFGWSDILTVVADQRKRELGWMAFVTLFIFWVWIYQIRLWLAIILKDASFSDFDGFLSTVFFTPQGWTFLAIGTCVGAFLSVVLFSLTVIAMPMLMDRETNFVSAMLTSLRVVSESPVVMLAWAAIISAAMLVSLVPAFLGLIFTLPVLGHTTWHLYQRAVPPVQGGSVQPSP, encoded by the coding sequence ATGACATCCAAGACCGCAGGGTCCACACCGCCGGACAAACTGAAACCGCCGCCGCAGTTTGTGCCTGAGGTCAATAAGGTGACCGCGGGCGATATCGCCGCGTCGCTGAAGGCCGGGGTGTCCGACTTCCGCGCGCACCCTTTCATGAGCGGATTCTTCGGCCTGTTCTATGCGGTTTTCGGGATCCTGTTTGTCTGGTGCCTGGTCTGGCTCGGCGCGATCTGGATGATCATTCCCGCCGCTGTGGGCTTTCCGCTGGTCGCGCCATTCGCCGCCGCCGGGCTGTATGAAATGTCCCGCCGGCTGCAAAAGGGAGAGCGCTTCGGCTGGTCCGATATCCTCACCGTGGTGGCCGATCAGCGTAAGCGCGAACTGGGCTGGATGGCTTTTGTCACCCTGTTCATTTTCTGGGTGTGGATTTACCAGATCCGGCTTTGGCTGGCGATCATCCTCAAGGATGCGTCCTTCTCGGATTTTGACGGTTTTCTGAGCACCGTATTCTTCACGCCGCAGGGCTGGACCTTCCTTGCAATTGGCACCTGTGTAGGCGCCTTTTTGTCGGTTGTTCTGTTCTCGTTGACCGTCATCGCCATGCCGATGCTGATGGACCGGGAAACCAATTTCGTGTCCGCGATGCTGACGTCCCTTCGCGTTGTCTCGGAAAGCCCGGTGGTCATGCTCGCCTGGGCGGCGATCATCTCGGCGGCTATGCTGGTGTCGCTGGTTCCGGCGTTTCTGGGCCTGATCTTCACCTTGCCGGTCCTTGGCCACACCACATGGCATCTTTATCAGCGGGCCGTGCCGCCGGTGCAGGGGGGATCTGTCCAGCCATCACCTTGA